A stretch of Linepithema humile isolate Giens D197 chromosome 3, Lhum_UNIL_v1.0, whole genome shotgun sequence DNA encodes these proteins:
- the LOC105680116 gene encoding fatty acid synthase-like: MDTEETYQSYINTEFSDEIVISGIAGRFPGSDNIKQLQENLFNKINLLKANHSRWNIEHSNLPTRMGTINNLEKFDADFFDISFKQANILDPMIKMLLEHTYEAIVDAGINPKQLRGKNTAVIIGTSFLESQETFLYKNLQIDDGTIAGCTKYAAANTLSHLFHLKGPSYTMDSACSSSLYAIAVAYDCIMSGRCEDAIVGATNLCLHPIPNMQFFRLGVLSSDGYCRPFDTAASGYSRAEAVSVVYLQKAKNAKRIYAVCKQIKLNNDGYKEQGILFPSTHMHSALLTEFYNECEVPPSYLDYIEAHGTATRAGDPEEINAIRNVLCQNRKTPLMVGSVKSNLGHAEPASGITQIAKVIIAFETGFVPPNINFTSPRNDIDALMDGSIRVITEAMPLKNGYVGINSLGFGGANAHMLLQWNVKEKINNGAPADDLPRLVILSGRTEESVKLFLDDIVNHPIDIEYIRLLHDIHTDDIDGHSWRGYIILDSRQKNFIQKIQNCKSIKRSTCFIFSAFAESKWPEMGKELLKFNAFANAIKMCDNILKPYDISITNILTKMDVKLKKSTLQTFVGIIAIQIGLVDLLTSVDIIPDYIIGHFAGELGCAYADGCLTMEQTILSTYFIGLACVKEKLVHSSTAVINLDSKSLKDICPADIEIICKNNHNNNVVTGPAKSIQEFLRKMQNNNIDVKAISCNNIPHHSRYLASLKSQIFTSLNEIISQPKKRSPKWISTSVPRNEWSNPASKLCSANYHTRSILNTVLFNQTTHIIPDNAVIIEIAPVSIFHDILIKSVHSKVTNIVLTKQNEQNAINLALQGIGELYNYGLQPRIAKLYPPVNFPVSRGTPMISPSIRWDHSEDWFVNNYQKQKTIKSKERQIEIKVDNEDYSYMTGHVIDGKNLLPATCYLVLVWETIGMIMDKIYTSVPIVFQNIKFIRATLLSNDGSVNLTIVIQRESGKFEVTEGDSVAVTGEVHAVSNAEQEMVPNDLLSVDTDEEEHMTSRDIYKELRLRGYQYSGAFCGLYSASVSGSKGHITWTGNWVTFMDNMLQMSIIGKDTRDLYIPTNIEKLVINPALHASKLRDVTSEKKLPVRVYKEIDVIKSGGIEIRGMKAISISHRKPIGDPVIEEHKFIAHQDRANISLSEAIRISTQLALEDHQIIKATAIELVEDADDVMLEDLSSTLLIEALADIPLIQTNIAILTSPNRFNPAELSSNVLIANFNKPFVSDKALIVTGFNLLTKHQNSLKKLLPLLRDGGYLLTREKCNLNMQNKYEKYLSEYALNVILEKRTDKEIIILLKKKVVITKTILVYINNNHFNWLEDLKQLVDDENKHDGNSRIVIVGETDFECGLLGFLNCLRKEPGGQLVRGVLIQDKHAPKFSLQDPFYMEQLQKDMTVNVLRPNKIWGSYRHLRLPHPEVEYVTTAYVCQTVRGDLSSFCWMENDISIDSDGKDIVRVIYSSINFKDVLLATGKLTSDIEIFRRLQSMSLGFEYVGFDVNGQRVMGLCDNKCIANVVVRDKELCWNIPDSWTFEEAATVPCIYSTNYYALYHFGKMKKGDKVLIHCGTGGIGQSAIHLALQEGCQVFTTVGTAEKRKFIRKLFPAIPDKHIGNSRDTSFEQMIMKQTNGRGVDIVLNSLAEEKLIASVRCLARRGRFLEIGKFDILSNNSLSMSLFQKGISFYPVLLDAMFTSNHKNKSRLSKLMAKGLQNRNIKPIQATVFLKTEVEAAFRYMASGKHIGKIILNIQEDVKSLDSPVLAHRRYYCLSDRTYVILGGLGGFGLELTDWLILRGAKNVILTSRIGIKNGYQRMRIELWKSYGVNVQIVKDANLANLEECEHFLQMVEKQAPVDAIFNLAVVLKDCILKNQTMETFTESFISKAWTAQTLDKASRKMCLKLRHFVVFSSVSCGRGNAELTNYGMANSIMERVCEKRAEEGLPGLAIQWGAVGDVGLVADMQENNKEFVIGGTLQQKISSCLVELEKFLLQNRPIVSSMIVSEKKTRLSGLDNMVEAVVNIMNIRDIKVISQSTPLAELGMDSMMAVEIRQTLEREFDILLTAQEVRNLTFAELSQISNVKFNSNETQTETATHKNKPTLTKEWKLLFGVLRNQDFISEICLNLATNTEDNSTHVFLLPGIDGCGTIYNHLAPRIKFSATSLQYCDIRATSTISEMADYLLMCISSRLKDEKKIVLTGYSFGSILAIELVRRLETVGTKSRLVLIDGAPEFVKMHCELYMPTCMSDVELQINIMINIIKIYETKISKKVLLELQKCETWEERFEIFATYFSKVNSLLSRPNLQTLYATIYKNILAIRQYEFSTLPRIKSPITLLKPTLSYAPELEEDYGLYKITENKVVVHYIECNHVTILANKKVAAVINEEAF; the protein is encoded by the exons ATGGATACCGAAGAAACATATCAATCGTACATTAATACCGAATTCAGTGACGAAATCGTTATTTCTGGTATCGCTGGTAGATTCCCAGGCTCagacaatataaaacaattacaagaaaatctattcaacaaaattaatcttcTTAAAGCAAATCATTCTCGATGGAATAtag aGCATTCAAACTTACCAACTCGCATGGGAACAATTAATAATCTGGAAAAATTTGATGctgatttttttgatatatctTTCAAACAAGCAAATATACTTGATCctatgataaaaatgttactgGAACACACTTACGAAGCAATTGTCGATGCAGGGATCAATCCAAAACAATTACGAGGAAAAAATACTGCAGTAATTATAGGGACGAGTTTCCTTGAATCACAAGagacatttttgtataaaaatttacag ATAGACGACGGAACCATTGCAGGATGCACCAAATATGCAGCAGCAAATACTCTATCTCATTTATTCCATCTAAAAGGACCATCCTATACAATGGATAGTGCTTGTAGCTCTAGTCTATACGCTATCGCAGTTGCATATGATTGTATTATGTCAGGCCGATGCGAGGATGCAATAGTTGGAGCCACAAATCTTTGCTTACATCCTATTccaaatatgcaattttttcgacttg GTGTTTTATCTTCCGATGGATATTGTAGGCCATTTGATACTGCCGCAAGCGGTTATTCGCGTGCCGAAGCCGTGTCGGTAGTATATCTTCAAAAAgctaaaaatgcaaaaagaatttatgctGTATGTAAGCAGATTAAACTAAATAATGACGGTTACAAAGAACAAGGAATATTATTTCCATCGACACACATGCATAGTGCTTTATTAACAGAGTTTTACAATGAATGCGAAGTACCACCATCTTATTTGGATTACATCGAAGCACATGGTACTGCTACTAGAGCTGGCGACCCTGAAGAAATCAATGCTATCCGTAACGTTCTGtgtcaaaatagaaaaactcCATTGATGGTAGGATCCGTAAAATCTAATCTTGGTCATGCAGAACCTGCCAGCGGTATCACACAAATCGCTAag gtGATAATAGCATTTGAAACCGGTTTTGTACCgccaaacattaattttacatcacCGCGGAACGATATAGACGCCTTAATGGATGGAAGCATCCGTGTCATCACAGAAGCAATGCCGCTTAAAAATGGTTATGTAGGCATAAATTCTTTAGGTTTTGGTGGAGCCAATGCTCACATGTTATTACAATGGAATGTCAAggaaaagattaataatggAGCACCTGCTGATGATTTACCAAGACTTGTGATATTGTCTGGACGCACGGAAGAATCAGTGAAATTGTTTTTAGATGAT attGTCAATCATCCCATAGATATAGAATACATCCGTTTACTACACGACATTCACACAGACGACATAGATGGTCATTCATGGAGAGGATACATTATACTGGATTCTcggcaaaaaaatttcatacaaaaaattcaaaattgtaaaagcatAAAACGATCTACTTGCTTCATTTTCTCTGCCTTTGCAGAATCGAAATGGCCAGAAATGG GTAAagagttattaaaatttaacgcatttgcaaatgctataaaaatgtgtgataatattttgaaaccgTATGATATAAgtatcacaaatattttgacgaaaatggatgtaaaattaaagaaaagcaCTTTACAAACATTTGTTGGTATCATCGCCATTCAG atTGGCTTAGTAGATCTTTTAACATCTGTAGACATTATTCCGGATTATATAATTGGTCATTTTGCTGGTGAACTTGGTTGTGCTTACGCAGACGGGTGTCTCACTATGGAACAAACTATTCTGTCAACGTACTTTATTGGTTTAGCATGTGTGAAAGAGAAACTAGTTCATAGCTCTACCGCAGTTATCAATTTGGATTCCAAATCTCTTAAAGATATATGTCCAGcggatattgaaataatatgcaaaaacaACCATAACAACAATGTTGTAACTGGCCCCGCTAAATCCATTCAagaatttttgcgaaaaatgcag aaCAACAACATTGACGTGAAAGCAATCTCCTGCAACAACATACCGCATCACAGTCGTTACCTCGCTTCTCTGAAATCGcagatttttacaagtttgaacgaaataatttcacagccaaaaaaaaggAGTCCCAAATGGATCAGCACCTCCGTACCTCGTAACGAATGGTCCAATCCAGCATCAAAATTGTGCTCAGCAAATTATCATACGCGTAGTATATTAAATACAGTTTTGTTTAATCAAACAACGCATATAATCCCAGATAACGCTGTAATTATCGAAATTGCACCAGTTAGCATTTTTCAtgacattttgataaaatcgGTACATTCCAAAGTAACGAACATTGTATTGACTAAGCAAAATGAACAAAATGCTATCAATTTAGCATTGCAAGGGATTGGAGAACTCTATAACTATGGTCTTCAACCGCGAATTGCTAAATTGTATCCACCGGTGAATTTTCCAGTTAGCCGAGGCACTCCTATGATCTCTCCATCTATAAG atGGGACCATTCTGAAGATtggtttgtaaataattatcaaaagcaAAAGACCATCAAATCCAAAGAAAGACAAATAGAAATTAAGGTAGATAACGAAGATTATAGCTATATGACCGGTCACGTCATTGACGGAAAAAATTTGCTACCTGCGACATGCTATCTAGTGCTTGTTTGGGAAACAATTGGAATGATAAtggataaaatatacacatcAGTACCAAtagtatttcaaaatataaaatttattcgggCTACTCTTTTATCAAACGATGGCTCTGTTAATTTGACAATTGTGATACAGAGAg aaaGCGGCAAATTTGAAGTCACCGAAGGAGACAGCGTTGCTGTAACAGGTGAAGTACACGCTGTATCAAATGCCGAACAAGAAATGGTGCCGAATGATCTGTTGTCGGTGGATACTGACGAGGAAGAACATATGACTTCTCGAGACATTTACAAGGAATTAAGGCTACGCGGTTACCAATACAGTGGTGCATTTTGTGGCTTATATAGCGCATCAGTCTCAGGCAGCAAAGGACACATCACTTGGACAGGTAATTGGGTGACATTCATGGACAACATGCTGCAAATGTCTATAATTGGAAAAGATACCAGAGACTTATATATTccaacaaatattgaaaaattggtaATTAATCCTGCACTTCACGCATCAAAATTGCGAGACGTGACATCCGAAAAaa AATTACCAGTACgtgtatataaagaaatagacGTAATTAAATCAGGTGGAATAGAGATACGTGGCATGAAAGCTATCTCGATTTCTCACCGAAAACCAATCGGAGATCCCGTCATCGaagaacataaatttatagctCATCAGGATCGCGCTAATATTTCGTTAAGTGAAGCAATTCGAATATCGACGCAGCTGGCGCTAGAGGATCATCAGATCATTAAAGCAACAGCCATAGAGCTAGTGGAAGATGCAGATGATGTAATGTTAGAAGATCTATCATCAACGTTACTGATTGAAGCTCTTGCTGATATTCCTTtaattcaaacaaatattgcTATACTAACATCACCGAATCGTTTCAATCCAGCAGAACTGTCTTCAAATGTTTTGATCGCAAATTTCAACAAACCATTTGTAAGCGACAAAGCTTTGATAGTTACAGGATTTAATCTTTTGACGAAACATcagaattcattaaaaaaacttttgccACTTTTGAGGGACGGAGGTTATCTCTTAACACGCGAGAAATGCAAtctaaatatgcaaaataaatatgaaaaatatttgagtgAATATGCATTAAATGTTATTCTGGAAAAGCGTAcggataaagaaataattatactattgaagaaaaaggttgtaataacaaaaacaattcttgtctatataaataataatcatttcaATTGGCTCGAAGACTTGAAGCAACTTGTAGACGACGAAAATAAACACGATGGCAATAGCAGAATTGTAATTGTTGGAGAAACGGACTTTGAATGCGGTTTATTGGGTTTTCTTAACTGCTTGAGAAAAGAGCCTGGTGGACAGCTGGTTAGAGGTGTGCTTATTCAGGACAAGCATGCTCCTAAATTTTCTCTACAAGATCCATTCTATATGgaacaattacaaaaagatatgACTGTTAACGTTTTGCGACCTAATAAAATTTGGGGATCTTACCGACATTTGCGATTACCGCATCCAGAAGTAGAATACGTAACTACAGCCTATGTCTGTCAAACG GTTCGTGGTGATTTAAGTTCTTTTTGTTGGATGGAAAACGATATATCAATCGATTCTGATGGCAAAGATATAGTACGTGTGATTTATTCGTCTATCAATTTCAAAGATGTACTGCTAGCAACAGGAAAATTAACGTCGgatatcgaaatatttagaCGATTACAAAGCATGAGTCTTGGATTTGAATATGTCGGTTTTGATGTCAATGGTCAGCGAGTTATGGGACTTTGTGACAATAA GTGCATAGCGAATGTCGTTGTACGAGATAAAGAATTATGTTGGAATATACCCGATTCATGGACATTTGAAGAGGCGGCCACAGTGCCGTGCATTTACAGCACTAATTATTATGCCTTATATcattttggaaaaatgaagaaaggtGATAAAGTACTTATCCATTGTGGTACTGGCGGCATTGGACAATCAGCCATTCATCTCGCTCTTCAGGAAGgatgtcaagtgtttactactGTGGGCACTGCAGAAAAACGTAAATTCATCAGAAAACTGTTTCCGGCTATTCCCGATAAGCATATTGGAAATTCGCGAGACACGAGTTTTGAGCAAATGATAATGAAACAAACAAACGGTCGCGGCGTTGATATTGTACTAAACTCATTGGCGGAAGAAAAACTTATAGCGTCTGTTCGCTGTTTGGCAAGGAGGGGTCGTTTTTTAGAAATTGGaaagtttgatattttatccAACAATTCTCTAAGCATgtctttatttcaaaaaggAATCAGTTTTTATCCAGTTCTGTTGGATGCAATGTTTACcagtaatcataaaaataaatctcggTTATCGAAATTAATGGCTAAAGGTTTACaaaatagaaacattaaaCCTATTCAAGCGACAGTTTTTCTTAAGACGGAAGTTGAAGCAGCTTTCAGATACATGGCAAGCGGTAAACACATAGGAAAA attattttaaatatacaagagGATGTTAAATCTTTGGATTCACCTGTTCTTGCACACCGTCGTTATTACTGTCTCAGCGATAGAACTTACGTTATACTAGGCGGCTTGGGTGGATTTGGTTTAGAGTTAACTGACTGGCTGATACTTAGAGGCGCTAAGAATGTTATATTAACTTCGagaattggaataaaaaatggcTATCAGCGAATGAGGATTGAGTTATGGAAATCGTACGGTGTAAACGTGCAGATAGTTAAAGACGCAAATCTTGCTAATCTCGAAGAATGTGAACACTTCCTACAAATGGTGGAGAAACAAGCACCAGTAGatgcaatatttaatcttgCCGTGGTTTTGAAAGATTGTATACTTAAGAACCAAACCATGGAAACTTTCACGGAATCTTTCATATCGAAGGCTTGGACGGCACAGACATTAGATAAAGCATCTAGAAAGATGTGTTTAAAACTTCGACATTTTGTAGTGTTTTCTTCCGTTTCTTGCGGAAGAGGAAACGCTGAGCTAACTAATTATGGAATGGCCAATTCCATCATGGAAAGAGTGTGCGAAAAAAGAGCGGAAGAAGGACTACCCGGATTGGCAATTCAATGGGGAGCTGTAGGTGACGTAGGTCTCGTCGCTGACATGCAGGAAAACAATAAAGAGTTTGTTATCGGCGGTACCCTGCAGCAAAAAATATCTTCCTGCCTTGTAGAACTCGAGAAATTTTTGCTCCAAAATCGACCGATCGTAAGCAGCATGATCgtaagtgaaaaaaaaacaaggtTATCCGGATTAGACAACATGGTGGAAGCCGTTGTTAATATTATGA atataagagatattaaagtaattagtCAAAGTACACCTTTGGCTGAACTTGGAATGGATTCCATGATGGCTGTGGAAATTAGACAAACTTTGGAAAGAGAATTTGATATCTTGCTCACTGCACAAGAAGTGCGAAACCTCACATTTGCAGAACTGAGTCAAATATCTAATGTAAAGTTTAATAGCAACGAGACACAAACTGAAACGGCAACTCATAAGAATAAACCCACTCTTACGAAAGAATGGAAATTGTTATTTGGTGTTTTGAGaaatcaagattttatttcagaaatttgtttaaatcttGCGACCAACACAGAGGATAACTCGACTCATGTATTTCTTCTACCAGGAATTGATGGCTGTGGaacaatatataatcatttagcaccaagaattaaattttctgcaaCATCTTTGCAATATTGCGATATCCGAGCTACCAGCACTATATCCGAAATGGCTGATTATCTTTTAATg TGCATATCGTCACGATTAAAAgacgaaaagaaaattgtattaacaGGATATTCTTTCGGTTCTATACTTGCAATTGAACTAGTAAGAAGATTGGAGACTGTGGGTACTAAAAGTCGATTAGTTCTCATCGATGGTGCTCCggaatttgtaaaaatgcatTGTGAACTCTATATGCCTACCTGCATGAGCGATGTAGAACTTcagattaatattatgattaatattatcaagatttatgaaacaaaaatcagtaaaaag GTTTTATtggaattacaaaaatgtgaaACTTGGGAAGaaagatttgaaatttttgccaCATACTTTTCAAAAGTAAATTCACTTCTGTCGCGCCCAAATTTGCAAACACTGTatgcaacaatttataaaaatatactggCTATTCGGCAATATGAATTTTCTACATTACCGCGTATTAAATCACCCATAACGTTGTTAAAACCTACGTTGTCATATGCACCTGAACTCGAAGAGGATTATGGCTTGTATAAG ATAACTGAAAACAAGGTAGTAGTACATTACATCGAGTGTAATCACGTAACAATCTTAGCAAACAAGAAAGTGGCGGCTGTAATTAATGAAGAAGCGTTTTGa